The Theobroma cacao cultivar B97-61/B2 chromosome 2, Criollo_cocoa_genome_V2, whole genome shotgun sequence genome includes the window ctctctctctctttctctctctctctctctctctctcacacacacacacacacacacacgtgCATGTGCACATCTGTATATGTCCCTCTACACTCAGACACATATTTGCACTGCCTTGTCCTAAAGATTACTAGCAGAATATGCATCTAACAATCTGATGCTAATGAATTGCTATTTATTGTTGTTCACAACACTTCTACTGTCAGAAGCAGGTCCAATATACAGAAGTAACTTCGAACAGTGGGTCATGTGTTAGATTGGATTCACAATGCAATTAGAGAAATTTGCAATGAAAATCTTACAGGTTCTTATTATGTTAGTTGTGGGAATTAGATGAAGGCTTTTTGTGTTTgggatttattttttgaagttGATGTGGGTATCTTAATTATGATCTTGTCTATGTATCATCAGTGAGCATATTTAAATGTGGACAGATTTGTCTTTTCCCAGTTCTGCTGGGACTAAAAGTGTAAGATAATCCAAGTTGATAGATGTGCTTAACCAACACTAgggataattttgattttgattttgaagttATAAATACTCACTGCCTTTGCTAATTGTTAACTGCACGCTGGATGATATTTCAGTAATCAGTATCCATGTTGAAAGTGTCTTGTGACAAACAAAGGAGAGGACTGGTGGAAGAGAAAGATTGCTTTCTAGTTTTGATCTTAATTTCATTGGATATTTTAGAAAAAGGTGATGTATTGTTTAGatctatttattaaaatggGCACAATTCATAGAATTTATCATATGTTAAatgtttaagaaaattaaaattgaaatggaCTGTTTATGTGCAATCAATTATAGCAGTATCAAAGTGGGGCTACTCATTTGTCCTTAAGGCCATTTACTTGATCTGGTTATTACTGCTAGCCACCTGCCTTCAACCTTGCATCAGTTACCttacttttttattatcttttcaCCTCTTTTTCCCTCTGTTTTCTTATGTAGGCATCATTTCTCTCCTTGAATTTGCATGCTCTTGCTGAACAACttgaaaaagtaaatttatctGAGAGGCTCTTCATTGAAGAAGATCTATTACCATCAGAGCTGGTAAGTCCAATACCCTACATTGATATTCAAGTTACTGTTGGTTCATAATGATTGTTTAATGCCTCTAAGTGAGGAGCTGCAATTCCTGACACTAACTAAAGGCAACAAGCATGGGGCTTGAGGTTTACACCATGAGTTTCACGAATAACCCATAGAGATCATTCTTGGGAAACCTTAAGAATTGAATGGAATTGAAGATTATTGTTACCTAATGGGAGATACAGCTTTTTCAGAAATCTTGGCATTTAGTTTACGTTTTCCCTATGGTTCTAATGCATtcatatgtaaatttttttgttggatAGTTCTTGTGGTTccttttatctttaattaatttgacaaTAGGCAGTATTGGGTTATGGTGGCATATTAGGTTTGCAAGCCAGCCGGTCATAATTGCATAACATCAATTTTTGTGTCTACAAATATGTTTATAATTTACACTTGAGTATTTATTTGCACATTACTGGTTTATGTTCCAGCATGCAGAGGGATCAAAGGCAAACAGCAATCAGGAATCTGACCAAATGCAAACAACATCTGAGGGAAAAGCAGCTGCACAAATAACTGAAGAACTAACTCTAAATGATTCTACTGATAAGGTCAATATTGCCGCTAAAAATGTTGAGCATATATCATTTAGCTCTGGGAGCAAGTCTGTAGATGCAACATTGTCTAATGAAGGTTTGGATTCAGTGGATGAAGTTTACAGTGATTTTATTTCCAGTCAACGTGACAAATCTGGTAAAAGTAGAGCATTGGAGTCTTCAACACACGACAATTCAAATTCTGCTTCGGTCCCTAACAAAAAAGTTTCTACTTTTGAAGCGGTAGCTGCAGAGGCAGAATTGGATATGCTTCTTAATTCTTTCAGTGAGACGAAGCTTCTTGATTCTTCTGGCTTAAAGACCCAAAAAAGCTCCAATGATTATTATACAGAAGGTTCTCCATCTTTGGCCCAACTTGCAAGAAAAGGCGATGATTCATCTAAATCTGCAGGTGTTAATTCCAGTGTTGATGATTTACTTGATGATTTATTGAAAGAAACATCCACAATGGTAAACCAAGGTGTTGATTCATCTAAATCTGCAGCTGTTACTTCCacttttgatgatttgttACAAGAAACATCCACATTAGTAAACCGAAATGGTTTGTCTAGGCATACTGATGTCAAAGCTGCCCAGGACAGCGGTCAGTCTTCTCCATCGTCTCACTCTGTCCCAAAGCCAAAAGTATTGAATGATTTCGATTCATGGTTGGATACGATTTGATGGTTTGTTACTAAGAAACCTCACTCTTGAAAACTAAACTGATGTATAAATTGCTCATCAAAGACGGCTTTACACTTCCTTTTCAAGTTTATTAtgcaaattttttgtttcctgTTTAGGAGCTGAAATAAAATCCATAAATCCAAGTTTTATGTAGATAAAATGTTTGTTGGTTCAGTTGGAGTCGTGTGAAAGGTCCTAATGGTGAAATTTTCATGCTATTTTGCTGCTAATGGATACCAGAGCTTGGTAATTAAAGCGTATTTTTATGGTATACTCTTCATTGGGATTTTGGTGTTCACTAGCGTATTTGATATTGGTGAAACTTGTCAATTTATGGGTCATAACTTTTTATCCTGTCTCAGATAAATTAGGATTTAGGTGGGGAAGCAGAGGCTAAGGCCCCCTATATTACTTTACTCGCAGGAACACGACATGTGCCCATGTGCCAACCCACTGAACGTCAGGTGTCTAGTCATTTTAAAACAGAGATATAACTAACCTCCATGTGCTGCAAGCAGGCAGCATCTCATCTTCAACTCAAAACAAAAGTTTAGCAATGAAAATCCTTTGAACAAGGCTGGAAACAGATATAAAGTtcagaaaaaacaaaaaagtcatccaaggaagaaagaagataGCTCAAAATCATCCAATTCCTTGAGGATCATTCTAATCAAATTAACAAATCTAGAAACAGAGGAAGAAGAACACAAGATCTACTATCTTGATTTGTATTTCTCTGTAACAAAGTTACACACCCAATTGGGTTAAttctaaaaccaaaaaaataaccTTCCATTTTCTAGCTAGCAGGCTCTTTTAGAGTCCAGAATTATCCAACCAACCctataaaggaaaaaaaaaaaaaaaaaaagaagaagatgtCACAAAACTGAATCAATCAAAGCCACAAGGCCCCTGCATCTTTCAACACAGGAACCAACTCTCCGCTAATATGAGTAGCCATTACTTTATCCAATCCCCCAAACAATCTCCCACCAATGAACACAGCTGGAAGCTGCACCTTTTTATCCTTTCCATCACCTTTGCAGATCATCTCCAATTCATTCAAAACACCAACCTCATCCTTGTCATCAATCTCATAAACCGCAGGGTTCACTCCCAGCGCCAGTAGCAAACGCCTCACTACATGGCTCATGCAGCAACCCTTCCTGGCGAACACAATCACAGCGTTCTCTAACACAATATTAAGCACGTCCTTGCTGCCTCCTCCTCTGCTTAGTACGAGGTTGTTGTGGCCAAGTGTCGATGGGGCACGATGGGAAGTAGTGGTGGCGCATGGCAGAGGCCAGGACTTGTATGGAATCGCTTGttgcatggtgaaaattaagaaaatgtccaaaaaagaaagacacaaagaaaataaaaaaagcaaaGCAAAGAGGTAGCTTGGTGGATATGAAAAATGTGAGCGAGTTGCAATGGGGAGATGAAAGAGGGATATATAAAGGAGCACGGCAGAGAAGGGAGTGGAGAGGGTCAGGCGTCAACGGTAGTTAGGCTTTTTGGTTACGCGGCTGTGTAGGTTAATGGGTGACGTTAGTTTGGTGTCATTGTTTTGTTGTGTAATGCGTGTTGGGCCATGTCCGAGTTGTATCTAACCTAGTTGCTTCGTCTGACGCACGGCgaccctttctttttcctccccACCCCACAATCAACCAACTTGTCAAAAGCCCGGGATTTAATAAGGTAAGAACAAAGCCCGTGACGTTTAccagaattaaagaaaataataatataccTAGGACTAGTAGTAGTACTAGAACTCTCCTAACAAAAATCCCATGCTTTGTTTGCGTAAGCTTACGACATCAATATGGgataaatatattgaattgcATATAACATGTTGTCGTTTACTTTTATCACTTTCACAATTGGATTTCCAATACAATCAAAACCCATTACCTATTTAATCTTAATTTCTCTAAACTGACTcttaaaaatgtaattatgAGAGCAGCATTTATATAGTGAATTAAATTAAGAGATTAATGAAAGATATAAGGCATGAGAATTTTGCATTTGCCATTTGTCCAGAGattacataaataaattaataatcaagCATTATCCAATTCcaaattttgtaattattccttaataataataaaagaatgagTAAATCTCAAAAATTGTGAATCcaaagattattattattattttttatcggGTGGATATTAATGTGACCCACACGTTGCTGTGATTTGTCATTTGTGATTGGGCAAAGGAAAAAGGCCGCTGGCGGACGGTGCGGGAAACCAACGTCAGCGAGGGGCCAGCCCTAACCTTACCATACATCACCAAACGTGTGCTGTGATGTCACGTCAGGGGCCGCCACGTGGCACGTAAGAGCGATTCCTTCGTTTTGTCATTGCTAAATACGAGCTGAATAAGTACAtgtaaatgatgaaaatttgCATATTTATTTGACTTTAAGTAAAGAATTGAATCATTCATCCAAGGCtctaaatatataattacaaaataataGTGAATCAAAGAGGTAATATATAagatttacattttttaattcaatttgtcattaattatgatatatttttgCATTAATCGAAGATTGAAATGAATCAATCAAACCACGCGGATGAAAATTgatatgaattaaaatttaaaatcgaTACATCACATCCTTAGTCAAATAATAATACTGTGATATGGAAATTTTTGTTAGTCAATTAATGTAAATGGATATAGTTAGTTATTaagtattaattattttgaaattaataataaaattttatagtaACTAATAAACACATAGCaacagataaaataatccactGTACTGGGGCAAAGCCTCTTTATAGAATGGCCCCTcgaagtttaaaattttttttacatagtatataaaatttttaaatttttgataaattattttaatgacctccaaaataatttttatttaataattaaaNaagaataataaaataatttcatatgcTTGACTcagttttaaagttttttttaattgatattattatttttatttatttatttatttatttatattctatttactcatattttttaaatttttatagattttcttTCACAAATTTCTACCAACTATCaatcatattctttttctttcttttttattatgtcatatgtagattttatcttctatttgttatgtttttttttctgttatgtaaattttattttttatgattttaatcttaaaaaataaataaattattatttaatttttaaatataatttgcaGTATTGCACTGttgcttaaaatttcatcaatatattatttttttcagaATAATCAATGCGTTCTAGCATGTATGCTGCAAACTTTAAGTAATAAAGATATGCATATAAATTGATagaatgaaataattatattttttaattcaattttattaattatctatatttttaatgactctcaaaataatttttatttaataattagttttattctttaaacTGTTTGATAAAATGAAGGTCATTATGGTTAGCATATTGCTAGTTAagcttaataaataaattctaaacTAATATATAAGCccatcaaatttaaaaaataaaaaataaaagtgagtCTACTAATCTAAACCCATTAAGTTTTAGTATAAATCTAAGcctattataatatattatattttaatagtcTAACCTAATAGCTtatcataacatattatatttcAATAGTTCAATCCAATAACCCAACATGTTTCTTCGTAATTTAAAAGGCAAATAGAAAATGAGAGGAGAGTTAGAACACataaactaaaaaaacaattcattcgaatttgaaaaattgttttctcttttacttttgAATACAAAGAGTGagagaaatttcttttatagttTCATTCagtcatatatataaataacacTATTATTACTGttaatatgtattttttttatatatctaatattttttaaattttatttaattttttatatgagtgataattaaattatatataaattttttttaaattatttaatgtgTCTTTCTGTTTGATCTTCTTTTAAAGATGCTCTAACTCCGCCTTTGCCGCTGTATGCCAAAAGAATAATCCACCcactttgaattttttttctttatatatatttataatagaaTTTCAAACTATATCAATTTGTGTTATCGCGTCATGGACCTTATGGCAGTATGATACGGTTGGGATGATGTCATAAAAATGGGAGCCTTTCCTGGTTGTAAACCCTTGTTTTATGGCTTTTGTCTTTGTCTCTCATCCATCACCCCACACCCTACACCCCACGTGTTTCAAGTCTTTAGCTAAGAATGGATTAAGACAGCTTAGACCGTGGACTGTGTTACGTGACGCTTCATACCATCTTGTTTCTTCTAAAAACGTGATCTTCAATCCTTCGGTTGcttacttattttttaatgagtaaatgttttattatgCAAAAGAAGCTACTTCATTTTACATACAAACTATGCATGCTGCAGACAGAACCaatcaaatatataaacaGAAAATCAATCAAACCACCAAGCATCACAGTTGTCACTGCGCCTAATTGCttcaacaattagaaacaaagtTAATTTTCCCTAAGTGAGTTTTGCTATGAATTTTGCAATTTCTTTCCCTTCAAAGATGGTACATGTATCTATGCTTGGTTCCCCTTAAACTATTTTGTATTAATGAAATcaaattacttttcaaaaaaaaaaaaagatcaaaagACCTATCTAGTCTCTATAttcttcaattttgtttaatttaatttctgtACTCAAAATcgaaacaatttaatcttttaattttgataattgtgtcaatttaatCCCTTTCTCCAACGACATTCAATTTTGACGTTAACAGATGACATCATCGCTAATGTCAACGTTGACTTGTTACTTTTGATAACGTGGCAAGTCACATGGCATCGAATGATGATGTGGCAATGCCATGTGGTAGTGCTGATGTGGTATTGACATGTTGACATGTTAGCATGTCAGTGTCACGTGTCagatcaaaaaaaaatttaataaaaattctacCACGTCATAGAAATTAAagtgaacaaaaatatatagtacaaggattaaattgaacaaaattgagatattgatggactaaattaaaaatatttgaaaaatataaatctttaaGTAGATTATTGATATGCATATTAACaagccaaatatttaagtgtaaaaaatttatagtgttaaaaaatatatataaatatttttttacttaattatttgattctaaaatctgtaaattaatttatttttttacaaaaattaagtttaaattctccttctataaaaaaaattgaaaaaaatttcatacctaaagtcaaatttagatgaataacttgcattacgttaaaataaaatgatataaaagcactaaatatattgatttaattataacttttacaatttacaaatacacattcttttgaaattattcatcttttatctaatttaccttttatttaaatttactcaaattagcaaaatatgttgatttagttacaattttcacaatttacaaatagacattcttttgaaattattcaaCTCATAcctaatttaccttttatttaaatttactcaaaatttcttataaaacgattttatttaaattcaaataccacaatcaaattttgataaatttaaattattaatttggatctataaaaaatttattaacaaaataaaatggtacaaatatttacaattatatttaactttatcaACCATAAATGCAGTCTTTAATCTaacaaatttcaatttaaaaaatataacttgaaatattaaacaacataaagacataaaaaataaataaataattaaaagggTGGAGCTCAGATTCTTTGATTGTAATAAGAAGTTTGTCATGTTCAAATTAAGTAAGTTAGAATGAGCAATTACTTTTATAATCATCGCTAACTTCATATCTTCGTTcttcattgtttttaaaagaaaaaactaaatcaaCATAGTTTACTTATTTGACTTTAGCTCAAGttaaaaactaagttaaataaattttaaatttttatactattataaatagaagaaaaaagaatttatttagtcattttatattattttattttaacataaaataagtTATTCATATAAATTTGACTTCaggtatgaaattttaaattttttttttatagaaggagaattcaaacttaatatttataaaaaagataaattaatttacatattctagaatcaaataatcaagtaataaaatatttatatattttaacaccataaattttttatacttaaatatttgacttattaataagcatatcaataatctacttaaagatttgtatttttcaaataagtttttgaaTTTAGTTCCTAAACATCTTagttttgttcaatttagtcattgcactatatatttttgttcactTTAATCCTTATGATGTggtagaattttttttagaaatttttttatctgcCATGTGGCACTGACAAGTGTCACGTCAACACTACTACGTCATCGTATATtgccacatggcattttcACATCTTCACTTGGTGCCATGTTGCATGCCACGTCGTCATATTGATGACATGTCATCAAAAAATGACATGTCAGTGTTGACGTCATCGCTGATGTTAAAGATGATGTCATCTTTTAACAATAAAATTGGATATCGTTAGGAGGAAGGACTAAATTGATGCAATTTCCAAAATTCAGAGACTAAATTGCTTTGATTTTGAGTacagggactaaattgaacaaaattgaaaagtatAGGGACTGGATATGTCTTTTGAccccaaaaatataaaatatcctCAACCACTACTAACAAACTTATTTGTTGAAGATATAGATTTGGCTGTCTGCACAGATTCCCTGTTTCATCTCTTTAGTAGTTTCTACCAATGACTTCATGGTTAGCTCAAAGTTATGATTAGTTCCTTTAAATGGGTTTTTgtgagaaaaagagaggaattGTTGTAAATACGTAAAAGGATGTGCTAGAGGTGATGGAAAGGAAGATTAAAGTGGTTTTTAAAGTACTGAGTATTATGGCAAGTGGAAGAGAATATGTAAGTAGTAGAGTAATggttaagaaaatgaaataccccatactttgatatggtgataaataaagttgatcgaatgcaaattgaggtcaattaaaatgtttagaagtgataaaagacgaaaggagtagtttatgataaaatattttgcaagtgagaaagtaacaataaaataataataattttatcggagaagaatttgtgagataaaaggcgatttggaagtcaagtgaggcataataaggtatttttggtactaaggagacaagataaaatttttagaataaaataatattttattaatgaaataatattaaactattaatatttagcttgatgtcgaaattagtcatgaagaaggatcatatggttgatccaagtgggggagaagaagacaagcccgactctataaaatatttgtcatgacatacatgtgatggatagcatgtttgcatgctaagagagtctcgaaaaatttacaaaagtcggtattgtacctagacgtacaacaaaattgatttaaacctcgaactagatcaaatagagaattcacgatgaaattaagaattttaaagtcccataatggtttaatatggtgattcagagtttgaggatcaatttggagtcaaatcgaaattttcgctatccatgggcaaaatggtcatttgccacctggggacaaaatgaaaattttagaaaagatttttttggccccatttgacttattggagtataatttgacttgttggagtaagatttgaggtttagaagtgaaaaattttaatttcggtataatttggagtaaaaggataaaatggtaattttgccaccccagaggtaaaattgtaattttttaccaccaggacattttttcagcacatggtcttcctttatcctcattttgaccattgactaattgtgtggtggagataaaaaggatcaaaattttaaaattttaaaaatggaccaataagaaaatgccatgtgtcatacctttattattttattgtttctttattaaaaggcataaaatcagcccattttcttcatatggcaggccaagcaaggaagagagagaaagagaggaagaacaaagggaaaaacaagaaaatctaGGTGAAANNNNNNNNNNNNNNNNNNNNNNNNNNNNNNNNNNNNNNNNNNNNNNNNNNNNNNNNNNNNNNNNNNNNNNNNNNNNNNNNNNNNNNNNNNNNNNNNNNNNNNNNNNNNNNNNNNNNNNNNNNNNNNNNNNNNNNNNNNNNNNNNNNNNNNNNNNNNNNNNNNNNNNNNNNNNNNNNNNNNNNNNNNNNNNNNNNNNNNNNNNNNNNNNNNNNNNNNNNNNNNNNNNNNNNNNNNNNNNNNNNNNNNNNNNNNNNNNNNNNNNNNNNNNNNNNNNNNNNNNNNNNNNNNNNNNNNNNNNNNNNNNNNNNNNNNNNNNNNNNNNNNNNNNNNNNNNNNNNNNNNNNNNNNNNNNNNNNNNNNNNNNNNNNNNNNNNNNNNNNNNNNNNNNNNNNNNNNNNNNNNNNNNNNNNNNNNNNNNNNNNNNNNNNNNNNNNNNNNNNNNNNNNNNNNNNNNNNNNNNNNNNNNNNNNNNNNNNNNNNNNNNNNNNNNNNNNNNNNNNNNNNNNNNNNNNNNNNNNNNNNNNNNNNNNNNNNNNNNNNNNNNNNNNNNNNNNNNNNNNNNNNNNNNNNNNNNNNNNNNNNNNNNNNNNNNNNNNNNNNNNNNNNNNNNNNNNNNNNNNNNNNNNNNNNNNNNNNNNNNNNNNNNNNNNNNNNNNNNNNNNNNNNNNNNNNNNNNNNNNNNNNNNNNNNNNNNNNNNNNNNNNNNNNNNNNNNNNNNNNNNNNNNNNNNNNNNNNNNNNNNNNNNNNNNNNNNNNNNNNNNNNNNNNNNNNNNNNNNNNNNNNNNNNNNNNNNNNNNNNNNNNNNNNNNNNNNNNNNNNNNNNNNNNNNNNN containing:
- the LOC18608783 gene encoding uncharacterized protein LOC18608783 isoform X1, with the protein product MDAKALAKSKRAHSQHHSKKPHSSQKPKPPLVGGNDAANAKKQTGKQIREKTHQAQRVSALPSNWDHYEEEFDSGSEDQSGDSTSQVPDVVLPKSKGADFHHLIAEAQSQLESNPYTDSLCSLDDILPGDFNQFVGIMLSVRGEGILSLIQNDNFVVEDRTTATHEASFLSLNLHALAEQLEKVNLSERLFIEEDLLPSELHAEGSKANSNQESDQMQTTSEGKAAAQITEELTLNDSTDKVNIAAKNVEHISFSSGSKSVDATLSNEGLDSVDEVYSDFISSQRDKSGKSRALESSTHDNSNSASVPNKKVSTFEAVAAEAELDMLLNSFSETKLLDSSGLKTQKSSNDYYTEGSPSLAQLARKGDDSSKSAGVNSSVDDLLDDLLKETSTMVNQGVDSSKSAAVTSTFDDLLQETSTLVNRNGLSRHTDVKAAQDSGQSSPSSHSVPKPKVLNDFDSWLDTI
- the LOC18608784 gene encoding glutaredoxin-C9, which gives rise to MQQAIPYKSWPLPCATTTSHRAPSTLGHNNLVLSRGGGSKDVLNIVLENAVIVFARKGCCMSHVVRRLLLALGVNPAVYEIDDKDEVGVLNELEMICKGDGKDKKVQLPAVFIGGRLFGGLDKVMATHISGELVPVLKDAGALWL
- the LOC18608783 gene encoding uncharacterized protein LOC18608783 isoform X2, with product MDAKALAKSKRAHSQHHSKKPHSSQKPKPPLVGGNDAANAKKQTGKQIREKTHQAQRVSALPSNWDHYEEEFDSGSEDQSGDSTSQVPDVVLPKSKGADFHHLIAEAQSQLESNPYTDSLCSLDDILPGDFNQFVGIMLSVRGEGILSLIQNDNFVVEDRTTATHEASFLSLNLHALAEQLEKVNLSERLFIEEDLLPSELHAEGSKANSNQESDQMQTTSEGKAAAQITEELTLNDSTDKVNIAAKNVEHISFSSGSKSVDATLSNEGLDSVDEVYSDFISSQRDKSAVAAEAELDMLLNSFSETKLLDSSGLKTQKSSNDYYTEGSPSLAQLARKGDDSSKSAGVNSSVDDLLDDLLKETSTMVNQGVDSSKSAAVTSTFDDLLQETSTLVNRNGLSRHTDVKAAQDSGQSSPSSHSVPKPKVLNDFDSWLDTI